One Burkholderia gladioli genomic window, GAAGAAGACGCCGCAGGCCGCGCTGGACTCGGCTGTCTCGCGCGGCAACGAACTGCTGCGCCGCTTCGAGAAGCAGGGCTCCTGAGCCCGGCCCGCCGCCGCGCCCCGGCGCGGCGGCGTTTCGTTTCCTTCGACGGAATTCCTCCGATGTCATCCCGCTCCCGTTTCGGCACGAGCGTGCTGCCCTACCTGCTGGTCGCGCCGCAGCTCGCGATCACGGCGATCTTCTTCCTGTGGCCGGCCGGCGTCGCGCTCTGGCAGTCGACCCAGACCCAGGACGCGTTCGGCACCACCAGCGAATTCGTCGGCCTGGCGAACTTCGCGCACCTGTTCGGCGATCCGCTCTACCTCGATTCGTTCCGCACCACCCTGGTGTTCAGCGCGCTGGTCACCATCGGCGGGCTGGCGGTGTCGTTGCTGCTGGCGGCCTGCGCCGATCGCGTGGTGCGCGGCGCGCGCAGCTATCGCACCCTGCTGATCTGGCCTTACGCGGTCGCGCCAACGATTGCGGCCGTGCTGTGGGCCTTCCTGTTCAATCCGAGCATCGGCGTGATCACCTATGCGCTGGCCCGGCTCGGCATCGTCTGGAATCACGCGCTCGACGCGAACCAGGCAATGGCGCTGGTGGTGGTGGCCTCGATCTGGAAGCAGGTCAGCTACAACTTCCTGTTCTTCTACGCCGGCCTGCAGGCGATCCCGCGCTCGTTGATCGAGGCGGCCGCGATCGACGGCGCCGGCCCGGTGCGACGCTTCTTCAACATCGCGCTGCCGCTGCTCTCGCCGACCAGCTTCTTCCTGCTGGTGGTGAACCTGGTCTATGCCTTCTTCGACACCTTCCCGGTGATCGACGCGGCCACCGCCGGCGGCCCCGGCCAGAGCACCAAGACGCTGATCTACAAGATCTTCACCGAAGGCTTCCAGGGGCTCGACATCGGCAGCTCGGGCGCGCAATCGGTGGTGCTGATGGCGATCGTGGTGGCGCTCACCGTGGTGCAGTTCCGTTTCGTCGAACGCAGGGTGCAATACTCATGATCGAGAATCGCAGGGGTTTCGACCTGTTCTGCCACGCGGTGCTGATCGTGGGCGCCGTGCTGGTGCTGTTCCCCGTCTACGTGGGCTTCTGCGCCGCCACCATGAGCGCGCAGGAGGTGTTCCGGGTGCCCATGTCGCTGATCCCGAGCACCCACCTGTTCGAGAACATCGCCACCATCTGGAGTCGCGGCAGCGGCGCGACCACCACGCCGTTCGGCATCCTGCTGATGAACAGCCTGGTGATGGCGCTGGTGATCTCGATCGGCAAGATCGCGGTGTCGATCCTGTCCGCCTACGCGATCGTCTATTTCCGCTTCCCGTTTCGCGACACCGCGTTCTGGCTGATCTTCGTCACGCTGATGCTGCCGGTCGAGGTGCGTATCTTCCCGACCGTGCAGGTGGTCTCGACGCTGCACCTGACCAACAGCTACGCGGGCCTGACGCTGCCGCTGATCGCCTCGGCCACCGCCACCTTCCTGTTCCGGCAGTTCTTCATGACCCTGCCCGATGAGCTGATGGAGGCCGCGCGCATCGACGGCGCCGGGCCGCTGCGTTTCTTCTGGGACGTGGTGCTGCCGCTGTCGCGCACCAGCATCGCCGCGCTGTTCGTGATCACCTTCATCTACGGCTGGAGCCAGTACCTGTGGCCGATCCTGGTCGCCACCGACGGCGCGATGTCGAACGCGGTGGTGGGTATCAAGTCGATGATCGCCAGCGGCGACGCGGCCACCGAATGGCACCTGGTGATGGCCGCCACCATGCTGACCATGCTGCCGCCGCTGGTGGTGGTGCTGGCCATGCAGCGCTGGTTCGTGCGCGGCCTGGTGGACACCGAAAAATAACCGCTTATCCGGAGAGTTTCGAAGCATGGCTGCACTGAGCTTGAATGGCGTCAGGAAGACCTATGACGGCAAGCACGTCGTCCTGCACGGGATCGATGTCCAGATCGAGGACGGCGAATTCATCGTGCTGGTCGGGCCGTCCGGCTGCGGGAAGTCGACCCTGCTGCGGATGATCGCGGGCCTTGAGAGCGTCTCCGAGGGCGAGATCGCGATCGGCGGGCGGGTGGTCAATACGCTGGAGCCCAAGGATCGCGACATCGCGATGGTGTTCCAGAACTACGCGCTCTACCCGCACATGACGGTGGCGCAGAACATGGGCTACGGCCTGAGGATCCGCGGCATCGAGCGCGCCACCATCGAGGCGCGGGTGGCCTCGGCGGCGAAGATCCTCGAGCTCGAGCCGCTGCTCGGGCGGCGCCCGCGCGAGCTCTCGGGCGGCCAGCGCCAGCGCGTCGCGATGGGGCGCGCGATCGTGCGCGAGCCGGCGGTGTTCCTGTTCGACGAGCCGCTCTCGAACCTCGACGCCAAGCTGCGCGTGCAGATGCGGCTCGAGATCCAGCGCCTGCATGCACGGCTGCGCACCACCAGCGTCTATGTCACGCACGACCAGATCGAGGCGATGACGCTGGCGCAACGCGTGATCGTGATGAATCGCGGCCATGCCGAGCAGATCGGCGCGCCGGTCGAGGTCTACGAGAAGCCGGCGACGCTGTTCGTGGCGAGCTTCATCGGCTCGCCGGCGATGAACCTGCTGCGCGGCCGGCTGTCGGCCGATGGCAGCGTGTTCGAGGTGGCCGAGGGCGGCCCGCGCCTGCCGGTGGCCGGCGCTCCCGGCATTGGCCGCGAGGTGGCGCCGGGCGCCGAGTGGGTGCTCGGCGTGCGGCCCGAGCATATGACGCCGCAGCCGGGCATGCCGGTCGCGCCGTTGACGGTCGACTCCTGCGAGCTGCTGGGCGCCGACAATCTCGTCCACGGTCGCTGGGGCGCCGGCGACGTGGTGGTGCGGTTGCCGCATGCGGATCGCCCCGCGCCCGGCACGGCGCTGCCGGTGTCGCTGCCGGCCCACCGGCTGCACTTCTTCGATCCGGTCACGGGCCGGCGCGCCAACTGACAGGCGAGGACTAGACCATGACGGATCCGAAATCCTGGCCCTACGAAGGTATCGCGCGCATCGTCGCGCATCGCGGCGGCGGCAAGCTCGCGCCCGAGAACACCCTGGCGGCGCTCGAGGAGGGCGCGCGGCGCGGCCATCGCATGGTGGAATTCGATGCCAAGCTGTCCGCCGACGCGGTGAGCTTCCTGCTGCACGACGACGGCGTCGAGCGGACCTCGAACGGCCGGGGCCCGGCCGCCGCGATGCGCTACCAGGAACTGGCCGCGCTCGACGCGGGCGCCTGGTTCGACGCGCGCTTCGCCGGCGAGCGGATGCCGACGCTGGAGGCGGCCGCCGCGCGCTGCCTCGCGCTCGGCCTGGCGGCCAACGTCGAGATCAAGCCCTGCCCGGGCCGCGAGGTCGAGACGGGCGAGCGGGTGGCGCTCGACACGGCGCGCTACTGGCGCGGCGCGGCGGTGCCGCCGCTGCTGTCCTCGTTCTCGGTGGATGCGCTCGATGCGGCGCGTCGCGCGGTGCCGGACTTGCCGCGCGGCCTGCTGGTCGAGACCCTGCCGGACGACTGGCGCGCGCTCACGGCCGAACTCGGCTGCGTCGCGCTGCATGCCAACCATCGCGAATTCGATGCGGCCCGCGTGGCGGAGATCCGCGCCGCGGGCCTGCGCATGCTGGCCTACACGGTCAACGAGCCGGCGCGTGCCCGCGAGTTGATGGACTGGGGCGTCGACCTGATCTGCACCGATCGCATCGACCTGATCGGTCCCGATTTCGCCTGATCGATTTCAACCAAGGCAAGCGGCACGGCCGCTTGTCGATCCCGCCTATCCATCACCGCTTAACGATAGCGGGCCAGATCGCCGGCGAATGATCCGCCGGGCCGAGCATTGCCTCGAAATCGGAACGATTTTTTGGCCCGAGCCGCCAGCCGGAAAAAATGAAAATATCGCCGATTGGCTATTTGGGGTAGGAATCTACTCCGAAGAGCGGGCTGCAAGGCATACTCGCAACCCGCTTTCGTAACGTCAGGAAAAAATCGCTACAAATTGCAGCGAAATTAACCATTCCCCAAATATTCGACTACGCTTAGAAGCGGTACCCGATGTTGACGTAGCTGACGATCGGGTCGAGCTTGATGTGAGCTTGAGACGTGCGCGTCAGCGTGCCGACCTGGGTAGCGGCCTGCGTGGTCAGGGTGGCGGTCAGGCTGACCGGGATGTACGAGATCGACAGGCCCGCGAACCAGTGCTTGTTGAAGTTGTAGTTGAAGCCGGCGTTGAACACGGGCGCCCACTGGTTGCTGGTGGTGACGTTGGTCGGGCCACCCAGCACGCCGCGTTCGAAGGCGTTGTTGGTCAGCTTGGCACCGGTGAAGTAGATGTACGATGCGCCCACGCCCACGTAGGGACGGAACTTGGCCTCGGCGCTGTTGAAGTAGTACTTGAGCAGGACCGCCGGGCTCCACTGGTAGGCGCGGCCGAGCGTGCCGAACTGTTCGAACGAACCCTTGCCGTCCAGATTGAACTTTGGCGGGATCCCGTAGACGAACTCGGCAGCGATGTGGTCGGTCACGAAATACCCGGCGGTGAAGCCGAGCGTGTCGGAGTCGCTGATGCCGGCGCCGGTGTTGGGCACCGACTGGTTGACGGGCGTGCCGCCGACGGACATCACCTTGAGCGGATCGCTCGAGTCCTGCGGGGC contains:
- the ugpA gene encoding sn-glycerol-3-phosphate ABC transporter permease UgpA; amino-acid sequence: MSSRSRFGTSVLPYLLVAPQLAITAIFFLWPAGVALWQSTQTQDAFGTTSEFVGLANFAHLFGDPLYLDSFRTTLVFSALVTIGGLAVSLLLAACADRVVRGARSYRTLLIWPYAVAPTIAAVLWAFLFNPSIGVITYALARLGIVWNHALDANQAMALVVVASIWKQVSYNFLFFYAGLQAIPRSLIEAAAIDGAGPVRRFFNIALPLLSPTSFFLLVVNLVYAFFDTFPVIDAATAGGPGQSTKTLIYKIFTEGFQGLDIGSSGAQSVVLMAIVVALTVVQFRFVERRVQYS
- the ugpE gene encoding sn-glycerol-3-phosphate ABC transporter permease UgpE — its product is MIENRRGFDLFCHAVLIVGAVLVLFPVYVGFCAATMSAQEVFRVPMSLIPSTHLFENIATIWSRGSGATTTPFGILLMNSLVMALVISIGKIAVSILSAYAIVYFRFPFRDTAFWLIFVTLMLPVEVRIFPTVQVVSTLHLTNSYAGLTLPLIASATATFLFRQFFMTLPDELMEAARIDGAGPLRFFWDVVLPLSRTSIAALFVITFIYGWSQYLWPILVATDGAMSNAVVGIKSMIASGDAATEWHLVMAATMLTMLPPLVVVLAMQRWFVRGLVDTEK
- a CDS encoding sn-glycerol-3-phosphate import ATP-binding protein UgpC; the encoded protein is MAALSLNGVRKTYDGKHVVLHGIDVQIEDGEFIVLVGPSGCGKSTLLRMIAGLESVSEGEIAIGGRVVNTLEPKDRDIAMVFQNYALYPHMTVAQNMGYGLRIRGIERATIEARVASAAKILELEPLLGRRPRELSGGQRQRVAMGRAIVREPAVFLFDEPLSNLDAKLRVQMRLEIQRLHARLRTTSVYVTHDQIEAMTLAQRVIVMNRGHAEQIGAPVEVYEKPATLFVASFIGSPAMNLLRGRLSADGSVFEVAEGGPRLPVAGAPGIGREVAPGAEWVLGVRPEHMTPQPGMPVAPLTVDSCELLGADNLVHGRWGAGDVVVRLPHADRPAPGTALPVSLPAHRLHFFDPVTGRRAN
- the ugpQ gene encoding glycerophosphodiester phosphodiesterase — encoded protein: MTDPKSWPYEGIARIVAHRGGGKLAPENTLAALEEGARRGHRMVEFDAKLSADAVSFLLHDDGVERTSNGRGPAAAMRYQELAALDAGAWFDARFAGERMPTLEAAAARCLALGLAANVEIKPCPGREVETGERVALDTARYWRGAAVPPLLSSFSVDALDAARRAVPDLPRGLLVETLPDDWRALTAELGCVALHANHREFDAARVAEIRAAGLRMLAYTVNEPARARELMDWGVDLICTDRIDLIGPDFA
- a CDS encoding OmpW/AlkL family protein, whose amino-acid sequence is MKQKLAITGAVALAFMTAGTAAQAQSAGSFYVTTGWFHLAPQDSSDPLKVMSVGGTPVNQSVPNTGAGISDSDTLGFTAGYFVTDHIAAEFVYGIPPKFNLDGKGSFEQFGTLGRAYQWSPAVLLKYYFNSAEAKFRPYVGVGASYIYFTGAKLTNNAFERGVLGGPTNVTTSNQWAPVFNAGFNYNFNKHWFAGLSISYIPVSLTATLTTQAATQVGTLTRTSQAHIKLDPIVSYVNIGYRF